Genomic segment of Dromiciops gliroides isolate mDroGli1 chromosome 3, mDroGli1.pri, whole genome shotgun sequence:
ATATAATTGGGGAATTGTTTAattagttgtggtatatgattggtaTGGGATACTTTTGTCCTaggagaaataatgaacaggatggtttcagaaaacttcagagaacttatatgaactgatgcaaagtgaaatgaccaGAACTAGGACAACACTGTAGCAGTAATAGTATAAAGACAGCTACTTTgttgaatacaatgatccaaggcaattgcAATTgaaccatgatgaaaaatgctatccaccttaaaagagagaactgatgaattctgaatgcccATTGAAGCATAATCTtttaggctttctttttctttttttttttcatgtgcatATATTGTCTtctacaacatggctaatatgaatacattttgcatgactttgcatgtgtaatcaaaatcatattcCTTGCCTTCTTATGGAATAAGGGAGGGGCAGGAGAAAGAGtatgaatttgaaactcaaaattaaaaaaaatgtttaaaaagttttacatgtaattgggaaatatttaatgaaataaaaataaattaggaaaagaTAATAGCTTCATTCTTTAGGTCTTTAAATACAGGAGAATTTATtatacttttgtttatttttcatcaaGAAGCAGGAAAAATTGAcatcattagggtttttttttttcatattttggtaGGCCTTTTATAacgttgatttgatttgattgtgAGGTCCTTCAGGTCCAGGATTATAttttactcatctttttttttttccttattaaataATCATGATGGTTTGCACATTACTCAGTGTTCAATACCTTGTTTTGTGCCTCATTTAACTGAATTGAAATATTTAATTGATTGTATATGACTGTGGCTATAAAGCAGAGACATCCCAGGACTGATTATATTGGATGAATTTGATAGTGAACCTGTATTTAGAAGAAAGAACATTTCTGACACTAGTTATTTCATTAGTGTGTCATAACTTTGTTTCACTTGTCATTTTACCAAACAATTGATTGACCTTTAATATCCACAGTATTTGGGCATTCACATACCTTCAaggattttttcctttgattctcaacATTTTAGTAGTTGTTACATCATTAATGAGATTGTGCATATTTTCTAAACTCTAGGAATatctaaactatttttttcttgcggaacaatgagggtgaagtgacttgtccagggtcacacagtatgtgtcaagtgtccgaggccaaatttgaactcaggtcctcttgaatcagggctggtgctttaccactatatcacctagctgccacccataATGTCTAAAATTTTAAACCCTTTTGGTCATACCACATTTCAATAGTTTCCCAGACAATTTACCACTCACAGAGCTATCCTTGAAGACAACACACACAACCACATAAGACTAAAGTCTATATTTATTAACTACTTCAGGAAAATTTTggctgaaaaagaaatacagtgatTTATCAAAAGCTACCATGATATGTGGGGAAATACAGTATTGTAGCATAAAtcctaaaaaataatatttagacTTCAAAATTTGCAGAAAATGGGCATGAATTaccatatttatataaaaatgcaacattttctccttcaaacCCATCATGGATAAAACCTAAATAAACCCCTCTATTCCAATCAACAAAGAAAATGGCAACAAAAACAGTATAGGGGgcatgattctttttaaaaaccattatcAAAATTAACCAAGAAAGCAATAGAGAGATGCACAATGGGTGAAAATAGGCTGCAATATATATCTAACAATGACTTTTATTTGGTTTGTGGAATATGGAATATCACCAGGAAGACAGATGAATGGAAAAAGGTGAACCAATCATGTAGGATGGTTAAAGAAAGCCTGCTTGGGTGTACACTACTACCCACAAAATGCCAGTGACCTAGAGGATGTCttctaaaaggggcagctaggtggtacagtggataaggcataggccctggattcaggaggacctgagttcaaatcaggcctcagacacttgacaattactagctgtgtgaccctgggcaagttacttaaccctcattgtcctgaaaaaaaaaatgcaagagagCCTCTGTGGACAATTAATCATAGAGCATGGATGAGAACTATATAAAATCCCAAGGTCTGGATGAGTTCTGAGCTGTACTAATGAGGAAATACCCACATCAGTAGGATCACTGATCCATTGGTAcatatttaaatagaaagaaatgttaaaaacaaaataactgtAATGAAAAGGAAGGCCTTATGGTGTAAATAATTTTACCACATGaaattaatataatcattttcTGGCCTCTTCAAATAAAGTATGATGTGGAGATGCCTACAGTTTCTTGAAGCATATTTCAGTAGAACACATCCCTGATCAGGTCCTACCAAATTTAGTACTCAAGTAGACTGATCATGAACTTTTTTAATCTGAAGAACAGACCATTTATGTAGAGAGATTCATTACCAGGTTGGCCAAAATGGTGTGAATTCTTGGTCACAGCAACTCCAGATAAATATCTATCAATTAACAAAGATTGTGATTCCTATCAATAAAGGAATTACTTTTGACAATGAAACCAAAGATCTTTGATGTTTAACACATTTTCAAACTTTATCTATATCCATCTGACTTATCTTCCAgctttttcttcctgtcttttcccCAATTCTATCTATCAGGAAAAACAATTTCCAGACATGGACCTGCAGAGAGTATGTTTCTTCATCCTGGGGTGGCTAATTTATTCAGGTTTGGCTCTCTCCCTCATTGCTAAGAAATATCTCTTAGCAGGTTAGTGAGTGAAAACTCTCCTCAGATCATGCTTTACATTTCATCTAGCCATTCCTTCAGAAATCTAAGCCATTCTAGCCTAAGTATCTTTTCATCCAATGAATGCACATAGTCCTTCCCTACATACTGATTTCTACCCCTTGCTCTTGTTCTGTGAACAAGACTGTATTTTGACTTTATTAGACCAAAATACTTCTTTCCCTGGCTATCACTTCTGTATAAGACTGTGTCTTCACAttaaatgtgagcttcttgagggtaggtaAAGTTTTACATTTGGATTTGAATGCCAGAGTCTAAGGCAGTTCTCAATacctagtaggcatttaataattcaTATTCACTCATGTATTTATTTCTAGGGTACAGCCTATGGTTTGATGCAGTCTATGTTCCATTGAATTGATTCTATAATCTTCTGCGATCTCAATAGAAGATAGAAACTCCAAGAAACAAGGCAATACATTCAATGAGGAAGGCTACAGTATGTATTAGTTGATAcctccagagaagagaaaagggaaatagagTTTAAGAAATGAGTAAACCATAGAGCTGTTCTGGGTCCAAATCTGAATGTTATCAATGCTACTACCTCAGAAAGAAGAGAGCTATGTTTTGCATCTATGATTTTGATTTGAAGGTCACACGCAAGTATGCATCAAATGTCACATAGTCTATCAAGGATCAAATTCacatcaccttttttttctttttgaagaaaactTCCACATTACAATTTATTCTAGAGGATGGAGAATACTTTAGACTCCTTTAaagtggcaaaagaaaaaaaaggcagttaAGGTCCCTCCGTGGGCCCTTGGAAATAATAGATTTTTATGTTTTCCTGTTCTCCCTTATCTTGGGCTTCAATTCTGTTAGTCATGTTTTTCTTATCCTTATGAATTTGACAATTATTCTTTTTGATAGAGAATCAAAAAGGCACAAGAAGTAAAAAAATTCGGGTCTCTATCTCTGCTGTGGCAGAAGCAGGACTAGAGTGTCGAAGTCGCCACCATGCAGCTGTTTGTCCTTACACAGGCTCTGCACACCCTTGACGTGACCAGGCAGGAGACTATCGCCCAGATTAAGGCCCATGTGTCATCCCTAGAGGGTATTACCCCCGAGGATCAAGTCCTGTTTCTAAGTAGCTCCCCACAGGAGGATGAAACCATCTTGGGGCAGTGTGGGTTGGAGCCGCTGTCCACTCTGGAAGTAGCTGGCCGAATGCTAGGAGGTAAAGTCCATGGTTCTTTGGTCCCAGCTGGAAAAGTGAGGGTTCAACCTCCCAAGGTGgccaagaaggagaagaaaaagaatactgGATGGGCCAAGAGGAGGATGCAGTACAACAGACTCTTTGTCAATGTAGTGCCCTCCTCTGGAAAGAAGAAGGGCCCCAGTGCCAGCTTCTAAGCACAGTCCATCTCCGATAAAGCAGCTACaactctaaggaaaaaaaaaataatgaaaaaattcccCATCCAAAGCAGGTTGCAGCCCACTTAGAATTTAATAGCAAAGAGACTAGCCTGggtctcagaaaagttaagtgatttgttcatggtaATTTTGCACATGCATCCAACTGGTGTCTAGAATAATTTTAATACAATTTCTCTTGAAATAAAGTCCAGCACTCCATTGTACCATTCATCCTTTTTCTGTATGTAGTTACTGAAATCCAAATACCTAAGGGTAAAACCAGTACAGGAAAAATAGATATGATATTGTACTAGGAATGAAACATGGACCTCCTAGTCAGCTAGAGGATATGAATaatgctttcaaaatatagaaaataaaatgtgcaCAAAAGAAAGATATAGTAGTGATGAGATACTTTAACTCTTAAGACATCCTCCATATATCCTATTTTTACCAAAACAACTACTATGGACTTAATTTTGCTGTAGTCATAGCATTTCTGGATTGATAAAAtatgctatatttttaaaagatactgaGAAATATGGGCTGGGGAATAATTCAGAGTTGTGATTATTCATTCAATGTTAACCAGGAGTGCTAGAAACTCGAGGGCATTCTTAAGGTTCCACTGGCCCTATTTCTAGCATATTTTAAGGGGAAATTACTCAGAATTTATGCACTGTAATTCTGAAATCATGTTCAcacgttttctttttttttctttctttttttttttttttggtgaggcaattggggttaagtgacttcccagggtcacacagatagtaagtgttaagtgtctgaggctgtatttgaactcaggtcctcctgactcgagggccagtgctctatccactgtgccacctagctaccccctacacATGTTTTCAAAGAGAACTATCATGAATTTGCAGAATGAAATTAAAGATGACCTACCTATGGGTAGTGACTTTTCAAAAATGCAAATAACAACTTTTTCTTGATATGattgaaataaagatgatgaGCACCACAGCATTtcagctgttaagggctaaaattttagctaatctgtctaaaatatttaatgagtggtcaccaataaatgataagctttagcaagagttagacttttaagcatttattaaggagaataagaatttggtaaagagagaaggaaagtcctacattcatctatctatgtaaagggagagcgcatttctagctctgctctccgctaGAGTCCATTAGAAAGAGTGCCTGAGTGAGAgggccaggctcccccttcttcctcccaccagcaaacgtcatttcctgacaccaaagaaaagacgcatggtcttgccctcaaagactttcactTCATGGAGCAGCTtctctacagtaagtctccagcagatggcgtcattccaatcgttacacaggcaACACTCCATGGAAACAATAGTTATTAATGTGTCATTGTCAACTCTGAGGGAAGCCCCTAGTGAGGTATCCCAAGGATCTATCATGGTCCTGTGTTATTCATCAATTTAATTAATGACTTGGATTGCAGACACAAaggtataattataatattttaaaatgacattatgagagggcagctaggtggtgcagtggataaagcaccggccctggattcagaagtacctgagttcaaatctagtctcagacacttgacacttactagttgtgtgaccctgggcaagtcgcttaaccctaattgccccaccccccaaagaagACATTATAAGAGGAATATGCAATATATTGTTGGGTGACAGAATTAGGATGCAAAGATATCTTAGCATGATAGAATGATGGGctaatctaataagataaaatttaatagaaataaatgtaaagtcctatactttattaaaaaaataaacaatttcaaAAGCATAAAAGATCTTGCTGATGGAGGTAGGTTTAGCAAATTCCACGTTCTGTAAGTCAGTTTTGTGACATAGAAGTTATGAAGAAATGCTACCAAGTTTGAATTAAAAGTTATAGCTTCTATGAATTAAGAGGTAATAACTCCTCTTTGTCCACATCTGTCGACATCCTCAGTATCATATTCTGTTCTGTACAACAATTAAGGATGGGCATTGGCAAACTAGAGTGCATCCAGAAGAAGGCAATTGGGATATTAGGAGGCCTGCAAACCATTCCATAGAACAATTCATTCAGGGATCTGGGGGAGTTTCAGGACAACAAGAGAAAGGTAGttgggcaggcagctaggtggcacagtggataaagcaccagccttggattcaagaggccctgagttcaaacctggcctcagacacttgacacgtactagctatgtgaccctgggcaaatcattttacctttatTGCTgggctccccccgccccccccctcccctgcaaaACAGCAAATGGGCTTGGTGGGACAAGGAGTATAATCATTATCTTACAAACTTGAACTGACATCATGTGGTGAAAATTTTTTTGACTTGTTCTTGTGCTCTACAACTGGAACTTGGAGCAAAAGGTAGAAGTTTCAGCTTGATATAAAGAAGAACTTCCtgacctattttttttccaaagtagaACATGCTTCTCTCAGAGATGATGCATTCTCATTCACTGGACCTTATTAAGAAGTGGCTAAAGCCCTACTTCCCAGAAATCCTGAAGAAGGGAATTTTGCTTAGATACAAGTTAAAATAAGTGgcttctgagattctgtaattccaGGAGCTCTGTCTGTAATAATAAAGGGCATTAAGGAATTAGCTTGAATCAGGGCAGCAGGCAAGAGAGGAAAGTGGTATATTCCAAGTGTTTGTTATCCAAAATGAGTTAGcagtaaaaggaagagaaagaggaagccaAAGGAAAACTGTTTTTAGTGTTAGCATCATGTTTCAGATTAAAAGGTCAGAAAGGTAAACAAGACAGACATTTGGATCTAGTAAGAGAACAGGAGGCTGAGAAAAGAATCAGGTCTTTAAAAACAAGGAGCAGCTGATGCTTCTATAGCCAGTGCCGCCTAAATCTTTCGATTTGTGTTTCTTGTTTATCTTCCAGGTACAATTTAAATGTTTCTCTTCCTGCTAGATATTTTCTTAGATATGTGAatctagaaattattttaatttttttttttgcaggacaatgaaggttaagtgacttgctcagggtcacacagctagtaagggtcaagtgtctgaggctgtacttgaactcaggtcctcctgaatccagggcctgtttggaaaatattttttaattaatttttaattttgaagctgaACATATTTCAATAGATAAATATTGTTACTTTATGACTATGGTTATTTTGatatcattctttcctccatgcATTTTCCCATCATCATCAAGTTGCTTAATCACATTCGATAAGAGGGATTGACCCAAACCTAGTTAAATAGGGAATTTTTGGATCAGTTAAGAACTTTTGCCAGTTCCCTTTCCCTAAAGATTTATGTGCCCCATCAGAATCACAAGTTCAATCTTCTTTTATTCCAATTATATTTACTTAATTATTTATCTTCCTATGAGCCACAATTTTCTAAAATATCCTTTGATCTCATGTATTGCTTTCCAATCGCATTGTAACCATCAATGCTATCCCCTCTCTCCAGTCCATACCAGTTCAGGGTCTTACTCCTTGTCCCCTAGATGGCTTCCTTACTATATGAGCCTTTTACCCCTCAATTCATCATCTACACTGTCATATTAATACCCCAAAGGAAAATTTTATTGCACAGCTCAAAAAGTGGCAGTGACTATCTCTTATCCAAGCCCATAGCTTTGTTGCCAGTATGTAATAGGTCATAGAATTGGTGTGTAGTGGAAAACAAATTAGTTGTAGCTACACTGCCATGATCATATCTGATCTTGTTCCAACAGCAAAGGGTACACCATAGAGGAAATATCTTCACATGTTCTAAAAAGCTTCAAGGTTTTGCATGAAGTAAACCAGTGAATGACTCTGTAAGTAGGAAGTTTCTTACCCCCGCCAGTAGCATAACACTGTCTCCTAGTGCATTTAGgaagacccaagcccaaatccagcctcagactcttagctgtgagaccctgggcaagtcacttcacctttgtttgactcagtttcctcatctgtgaaatggcattaatgatagtacctacatcccagggttgtgaggattaaattatattataattctaaagcacttagcatagtgcctggcacatagtaggccctttataaatattagctattatgattatcCCAGGCTAATTTGCACAATGGAAATAAGACCCTCTGGGTTTTTTCACACAGATACTACTATATATAGACTTTCACTGGAATTTTTCTGTGTTCTGAAAATATCTAACAACTCTCTTCCAATCATTCTAGTTACCTGAGGGTGATGAGTCTTGTGTTTCActaatattatacatattttccTTAGGATAACTTACCCAAATTTTATAGCCAATTTTGCAGTTTGAAAATATCCATTAAAGCTGGCCTTGTAGAGGTATGAATCGCTCTACATGTCTTCATCCCATTGAGCTTTGCTTTCAGCATGCTCTAAGTTTCCTTACAAATTCGGCCCCAGTCTTCTTGACATCTTTATGCTTAATGTACTTTACCTGGATGAAACCAAGGTATTTGTGTGTATCACAGTCAAACATTGGTTCAGTTTGACCTCTGGATTCCAGATCAATGTCTTCAGTCTCTATTCTTCCTTGGTATATTTATGCATTTTTAGAAAGGTATACTTAGCAAGCTTGAATGGCATTTTTACATCATTGGAGACAGATTCTGTAAGATTAAAGAGCTATTTAATGTGGTTTTTCGGTGGAGCCAAATAGTGTGATATCATCCATTTATGTAtattaaatcactaataagacaTTTTGGTTTCaccttcttttttaatttgttaaacataaaacaaaaattaccCTTCCCCAAACACTTTCAATTTCATTtaggaatgataataatgaattTATTGTCCTTAGAAACCTAGAAGCCTTAAAATTTCTCACTGAAAAAAACCCACGTTTTATATGAATTTTACTTGGCTTTATGATGTTGGTAACATcttctaaagaaagaaatatattttaaaattttttatcttaaaagtattttattattttctaattacatgtagagatagctttcaacatttgttgttgttgttttgtttgttttcttttttggtgaggacattggggttaagtgacttgcccagggtcacacagctagtaagtattaagtgtctgaggccagatttgaactcaggtcctcctgaatccagagccagtgctctatccactgcaccacctagctgaccctcaacatttgtttttataagatttctagttccaattttttctccctcattccctcccttcccctcttgcaGACatcaaacaatttgatataggttatatatgtacaatcacattaaacatatttctacattagtcatgctgtgaaagaagaatcagaacaaaaggggaaaacctcaaaaaacaaaaacaaaaaaaagtagaaatagtatggttcaatctgcatctagattccacagttccttttttctggatttggagagcattttccatcatgagtcctttggaactatcttggaccattgtattgctgagaagagtcaagtctatcacagttgatcatcacataatgtttttgatactgtgtacagtgttctggttctgctcatctcactcagcatcagagaaagaacaatttttaatgtGTCCACCAAATACTCTAGTTTCTCACTACATGTGggtcttttgtttctatttatagAATATGAATAACCTATGAGTGAAGAATTGAATCAAAGGATTTGTGAAAACACATAAAATCAGTAGATATGATAATGCTTCCAGGGGGTTTGTGCAATAACCACCAAAGGGATAATACAATGTTCTTTACATCCCTGAGACTTTGCCATACAACCTTTTTGATCCTCAGCCAATATGTTATTTTTGTgtaagtttataattttttttattcaagctataaatattttatataaagtacATAAACATTATTGGTCTATATTTTGAGGGATCATTGGTGTTATCTTTTAGTAGTAAATATGAGATAATTTCTATTTAGAAAGATGCAATTAGGCTTGTGTTGGAAAGGAAGCTGGTAAAGTTTTCTGATCACATGACCCTCATCTACTAAAGGCCAGATAATGTTACATTtcactctccttccctccctctggaTTTTCCAAGACTCTTAGAAGGACTAGTTGTGGGGAGTTTCTTTTCTGTGCTATTAGTTAATGTCCCTTCCCATTATATTTTCTCAAGTATAGTGGGACCAATTACCCCAAATACATTTAACCATTTAGTAGTCATATTAGCTTCTACAAAgcaatatttacttcaaaggtatagcaagaacaaatgaACATAAACTTCACCTCCAGTACTCAGAGAACATAATTCCAAACTCACCCTCAtcccacctcagtctctggggagtAGAGTGAGTCTAGTTAGTCCCTCTCTAGATAGCATTAGTCTCATGACATTCCAAGCTGAATTGCTACTGGGCTTACTCTCCCAGAATACACAGTGTACCTAAAgctgacaaagaaaaacaaaacagaatgaaatGGCAAGTCCATTTCTTGGGACCATAGAACCTaagtagaaggggaaagtggCCCTTCACTCCCTCAGCTTGATGAATGGTGTTCATGTTGAGGATAAATATGACCTTTAACCCTGGACTCCACTAGAAAAATAGTGAAACTACCCCAGGCTAGTAGTTTTAAAGGGGCATATAGTTCTGGCTATACAGTCAATTAAAAGAAACTTCTGCCACCCTGGTGGTATGACAAAGGAAATTGTCTTTTCCAGAAGCAGGCCCGAATATGACACTGTCTTTGACATGTGCCAAAGCCGTTTTATGCCCATAATTCATCCATCCATATGAAACAGTTGAACAATAAATTATGGACCTCTTACAAACCTATCATTTTACAGTTTTTCAGGGAACCAAAAGTTTTagttgggcagctaagtggtatagtggatagagtgttggtcctggaggcagaaagacctgagttcaaatctggtctcagatactagttgtgtgaccctgggacaaatcacctaaccctgtttgcctcagtttcctcatctataaaatgagctggagaaggaaatggcaaataattccagtatccttgccaagaaaaccccatatggggtcccaaAGAAATGGATACagttgaaacaactgaagaaagtTTTCTGTCCTTCACAATATTACTTTATTCAAGCTTTCTGTTTCTGCTTTGATATTCCCCCAGTCTCCTTGCTATTGCCCTACTCCCCAAGCATCTCCATCCCACTAGTAATTTGGATTTCACTCTCATCTCTTCCTTGCTCTATTGGGTGAATCTTTTGTCATATCCTGCTAGAATTAAGTCCCTACTTTGTTGTCCTTCCAATCTGTGATTAGTTCCTTCATCAAGAACTTAagctccggggcagctaggtggcacagtggatagagcactggccctggagtcaggaggatctgagttcaaatctggcctcagacacttgacgtgtactagctgtgtgaccataggcaagtcacttaaccccaattaccttgcaaaaaaaccccaaaaaaaacaaaaccataaaagAACTTAAGCTCCAACACTAGTTTCCCCCTACTCTGATAGATAAGATGTTTGTCTTATATTTCTGGGAAATAAGCCTCTGAACCACTTCCCACATTCTTTTTGCAACACACTGCATTTCTATGACCCTTTCATGtgctgtcttcctcattagaatttaagctctttgaggaaagggactCCCTTGcttgcttgtctttgtatccccaatacttaatacagtgcctagaacatagtaagtgtaTAATGAGtgctctctctatcatctatctatctgtctgcctgcctgcttgTCAGTCTATATGTCTTCCTGTCTATATATCatccatctttctgtctttctaaaatatctaacttGCATTTTTTAGTGTGTTTGGCTTAGACACCCAGAAATCTTCCACTCCCTTCTTCTTTGGGAGTTCCctcatctttgatttctttgcttctcaatatactttaataaagaTGTTGATTAATGttgacatttatttttcctttgagctgctttgattaattttatttccttaaactttctatttttaattttactgGATTATTACTGGACTCTTGAATTTCTGCTATATTTTTGCTTCCTGGATTCTATTAGTcatgtttcattttgtttactTTAATTAGAATAAtatgtttttcaaattttc
This window contains:
- the LOC122747199 gene encoding ubiquitin-like protein FUBI — protein: MQLFVLTQALHTLDVTRQETIAQIKAHVSSLEGITPEDQVLFLSSSPQEDETILGQCGLEPLSTLEVAGRMLGGKVHGSLVPAGKVRVQPPKVAKKEKKKNTGWAKRRMQYNRLFVNVVPSSGKKKGPSASF